Part of the bacterium genome is shown below.
CCCCATCTCCAGCATCACCCAGCAGTATCTGGAATACATAGACATCATGAAGTCGCTGGACCTGGACATCGCCGGGGAGTTCCTGGTGATGGCCGCCACCCTGATCAAGGTCAAGTCCAAGATGCTGCTGCCGCGGCACGAGGAGCTGGAGGGGCCGGAGGCCGAGGACCCGCGGCGGGACCTGGTGCAGCAGCTGCTGGAATACAAGAAATTCAAGGAAGCGGCCAGCCGGCTGGAGGAGCGCGAGGACCATCAGCGGCTGATGTACCCCCGGCCCAAGGGCGCCTTTGAAAAGCAGGATGATGCGCCGGCCGAGCCCCCCAAGCCCGAGGTGGGTCTGATCGACCTGCTGCAGGCCTTCCGCCAGGTGGTGGAGCGGATCGACAAGGTCAAGCTTTACCAGATAGTGGGCGAGGACATCACCATCGAGGAGCGTCTGGATTACGTGCTGAAGGAGATCACCGAGAAAAAACGGATGAAGTTCTTTGACCTGTTCGCCGGGGAGACCAGGAAACTGGTGATGGTGGTCACCTTCTTCGCCCTGCTGGAGCTGATCCGGCTGGGCCATGTCACCGTCACCCAGGAAGGGCTGTACGGGGAGATCCTGATCTGCAAGGTGGAGGCCAACGGCCAGCTGGCTTTGGGATGAGGAAAGCGGCATTACATGATGAGGGTCCCGGCTTGGGAAAATCAGGATATTTCAGGGAAGCATTTGTGATCTGATGCACTTTGGACGAACCAAACATATCATTCTCATCCTGGCCTTGCTCTGGTCCGGCTTCTTTTCCCCGGCCTTAAGCCAGGAGACGGACTCCCAGGAAGGCCAGCTCAAGGCCATCCGCCAGAAGCTGGCCGAGGCCCGGGAGCGGGCCCAGGAACTGAAGGGCCAGGAGAAGAACATTCTGGGCCAGATGGAACGGATGGCCGAGCAGATCAACCTGACCCGCCAGGTGCTGAACGCCCTGAGGGAAAAGGAGGCCCGGCTCAATTCCGAGGTCAGGAAACTGGACGGCCAGATGCTGAAGGCCGAATCCCAGATGGGCCGGCGCCAGGCCCTGATGGAGACCCGGGTCCGGCAGATGTACAAGCAGGGCAGGCTCTACGAATGGGAGGTGCTGGTGACCCGGGCCAGCTTCGCCGACATCGTCAAACGCTACAAATACCTCCGGCTGTTCTCGCTCCAGGACCGGAGGCTCTATGACACCATCAAGGAGGAGCGGACCCAGATATCCCGGGACAAGGCCGACCGCCAGGAACGGCTGATCACCCTGGCCCAGGTGAAGGGCGAGACCGAGCTGGAGATGGCCAACCTTAAGGAGGACGAGCAGCAGCAGAAAAAACTGCTGGACAAGGTCCGCCAGGAGAAGGCCTCCAAGGAAGCTTTGGTAAAAGAGCTGGCGGCGGCCGCCAAAAAACTGCAGAACCTGATCGACGATCTGGAACGGCAGCGCAAGGCCGAGCTCCAGAAACGCCGGAAGACGGTTCCGGCCCCCGGCACCACCGTGCTGGAACGCAAGCAGGGCGGCCTGTTGTGGCCGGCCGAGGGCAGGCTTTATTCCAGCTTCGGGCTTAAGAAGCACTCCAAGTACAACACCTACATCCAGAACAACGGCATCGACATCTATTCCTCCTACGGCTCGACGGTGGTGGCGGTGGCCGCGGGCAAGGTGGTCTACGCCGAGCGGTTCCTGGGTTACGGCAACGTCATCCTGGTGGACCACGACGGCGGATATTACACCTTATACGGCAACCTGACCGACATGCTGGTCTTCACCGGCTCGTCAGTGGCCGAGGGCCAGGTGATAGCCAAGGTGGGCGGCAGCGTGGACGGGCCGATCATGCACTTTGAGGTCCGCAAGGGCGGCAAGCCGGTGGACCCGGTCCAATGGCTTAAAAGAAAAAAGGGGAGCTAAGTGAACAAGTGCCGGAAATGCGGGTTTGAGAACCCGGACAACATGAAATTCTGCGGGGACTGCGGGACCCGGCTGGAACAGGAGTCCTCCCAGCTGCAGGCCGAGCGCCGGACGGTGGTGATTCTGTTCGGGGACATCGCCGGATATACCGCCATGTCGGAAAAGATGGACCCGGAACAGGTCCGGGACATCCTGAACAAATGCTTTGCCCGGGTGGCCGAGATCGTCAAAAAATACGAGGGGACCATCGACAAATACGTGGGCGACGAGGTGATGGCCCTGTTCGGCGTCCCGGTGGCCCACGAGAACGACGCCGAGCGGGCCCTGCGCTCGGCCCTGGAGATCAAGGAGGCCTTTAAGGACCTGAGCCGGCAGACGGGGCTGGAGCTGGCCATGCGCCAGGGCCTGAACATAGGGGAGGTGGTCACCGGCTCGGTGGGCGGCGACAAGCAGTCCGCCCACACCGTGATCGGGGACGCGGTCAACGTGGCCTCCCGGCTGGAGAGCCTGGCCCAGCCCGGCGAGATCGCCGTCTCCGAGGAGCTGGCCTGGATGGGCAAGCACGTCTTTGACTTCAGCGACCTGGGCGAGCACCAGATGAAGGGCAAGGCCGAGACCGTCCACGCCTACCGGCTGGAAAAAGTGCTGGCCGAACGGGGCAAGGTCCGGGGCATCGGCGGCCTGTGGTCGCCGATGGTGGGCCGGGACCGGGAGCTGAAGGCCCTGATGGACGCCTACGAAACCGCCATCCGGGAGAAGAAGCCCCGGGCGGTCTTCGTGATCGCCGATCCGGGCGGGGGAAAATCGCGGCTGCTGCAGGAGTTCACCTCTGCGCTCAAGGAGCGGGCCGTCCGGCAGAAGGCGGATTTCGGGCTGGCCTTCGGGCGTTGCCTGCCTTTTGGCGGGGCCAGCCTGGGCCCGGTGATAGACATGCTGCGGGGGGTGTTCGGGATCAAGGAGAACGAGGAGCCCCAGGCCATGAGGGACAAGATCAGCGCCGTGTCCGCCCGCCATTTCGGGGACCGGCAGGTGGGGCTGTTCGGTCCGGCCCGGGTCTTTAACGTGATGCTGGGCCTGGATCCCCAGGAATCCCTGGGCCAGAATCTCAGCGCCGAACAGCTGCAGAAGCAGATCAAGCTGGTGCTGGTGGAATTCTGCGGGCTGATGGCCGCCCAGGCCCCGCTGGTGGTGGTGGTGGAGGACCTGCACTGGGCCGACGAGCTTTCGCTGGAAGTTTTGGAATACATCATCAATTACCACCGCGACCTGCCCATTTTGTTCCTGGGGCTGACCCGGCCTCCCACCCAGGAAGGGGCCCGGGCCGCGGCCATGGCCCAGCGTCTGGTGGCCCACGGGACGGGGATCAACCTGCACCTGGCCGAACTGAAGCCGGAGGACGTCCGCCAGATAATCCACTCCATGCTGGAGATCGAGGAGCTGCCGGCGGCGGTCAAGGAAAAGATAGTGGAATACGCCGGGGGCAACCCGCTGTTCGTGGAGGAGATCATCCGTTACCTGATAGACCAGGGCCTGCTGCTGCCGGCCGAAGGCTACTGGAAGGCTTCCGGCGGGATCGGCGAGGCGGTGATCCCCAACACCCTGCAGGCCCTGCTGCTTTCCCGGATAGACCAGCTGCCCTCGGCCCAGAAATCCATCATCCAGCACGCGGCGGTGGTGGGCAAGATCTTCTGGGAGCAGCTGGTGTCCGAGTTGATGGACAAGGAGATCTCGGGCGGCCTGGCCGACCTGACCCTGAGGGACATGATCCGCCGCAGCCTGCAGTCCAGCCTGAGCGACGACATCGAATACATCTTCAAGCACATCCTGGTGCAGGAGGCGGCCTACAACACCATCCTCAAGAAATTCCGGATCAACCTCCACGCCAAGGTGGTCAGGCTGATCGAGGAAAAGTATCCGGTGCTGATCGACCAGTACGCCGACCTGCTGGCCTACCACGCCGAGCGGTCGGAGGACCGGGAAAAGAACATCCAGTACTCCATACTGGCCGGAGACAAGAACCGCAAGCTTCACGCCAACCAGCAGGCCCGTGATTTCTACCGCCGGGCGCTCAAGCTGATGGAGGGCGACCCGGCCCTGAAGGCCGAGTGCTTTGAGACCGGCATCAAGCTGGCCGACATCTGCTCCTCGCTAGGGGACAACGACGAGGCCATAGGCCTGCTCAACAGCTACCTGGCCTGCACCGAAGCCCCGGAGCAGGAAGCCATGCTGTTCCGCAAGATCGGCGAGAACTACCAGCGCAAGAGCAAATACGACCAGTCGCTGCAGCATCTGGAGCGGGCGGTGGCCAAGCTCAGCGCCGATCCCAATTCGCTGGAGATGTTCAACATCTTCCGGGAGATGGCCTGGGTCTATTATCTTAAAGGACAGCTGGACCGGGCCAATCATTTTGTGGCCGGGGCGGTCAGGATCCTGGACAGCCTCAAGGGGCTGGAACCGGCCAGGGCGGAACGGGCCCGTTCGGCGGCCTGCAACCTGCTGGCCATCTTTGAAGCCCGGGAGGGCAAGTACGAACATGCCATCGGCCACCACCTGCAGCAGATCGAGATCCTGAAAAAACAGGAGAGCACCGCCAGCCTGGGGGCGCCTTATAATAATCTGGGAACGGTCTACTGGTCCCAGGGCGACATCCCCAGGGCCCTGGAATACCTGGAGAAATCCATGGAGATGGCCGAGAAGACCGGGGAGCTCCTGTCCGTCGCCATCTCCTGCAACAACCTGGGCGGGATCTACCTGGACCTCAATTACCCGGAGAAGGCCCAAAAATACTTTGAGCGGTATCTGGACATCAACGCCCGGATCGCCAACCGCTTGGGCGACGCTTACGGCCACTCCGGGATGGGACGGCTGTACAAGGCCCAGGGCCGGCTGCAAAAAGCGGTGGAGGAATTCCAGGTCTCGCTGGAAGTGGCCCGGGAGGTGCAGAGCCGGACCCTGGAAGCCAGCGCCCTGTATAACTTAAGCGATGCCTACTGCCTGCTGAAGGATCTGGACCGTTCCCTGGAGCTTTTCAACCAGGCCCAGGAAGCGATGAAGCAGACCGGGGCCAAGGGATCGGACGGCAACCCGCTGCTGGAAAGCCGGCTGCTGCTGGCCCAGGCCGGGAAGGCCGAAGGCGGAAGCAAAACTGAGCTGCTGCAAAAAGCCAGGCAGGTCCTGCTGGGGCAGCTGCAGGGCGGCGGCTTCTCCGACGACGAGGAAAAGCCGTTCGAGGCCTACCACCTGCTGGCGGTGACCGAGATGCTCCTGGGCGAAAGAAGTGAAGCCGCCCGGCACTCCCAAAAAGCGTCCGAGCTGATCTGCAAGTTCTGCGGCCAGCTGGATGATGAGATGCAGTCCAATTACAAGGCCAAAGCGGAGATCTGCGAGATATTGGATCTCGGTAAGAAGCTGGGGGCATGAGATAGTAGCAGCTCTTTCACAAGGGATCCAGGAAAACAGGAAATGAAACAGAGAAAACCAGGGATGACATTTAAAAGCCCCCCGCCACACTTCGACTAAGCTCAGTGTCCGGCGGGGGGCTTTTAAACTAATTTCATGATCAAGTAAAATATTTGTTGAAATATCCGAACCTTTATGTTTTATGGGTGTTTATGTTTGTAACTAAAGGAGAAACCGGGTTGATAAAAGACAGCAGGGACGAAGAGTTGGTCTTAGAGGCCCAGAACGGAGACGTTTTAGCCTTTGCCGAACTGGTCAGACGCCATCAAAGGGCGGTCAAGAAGGACCTGTCTTATTCCTTCGGCCTGGCCGGTGAAGCGGACGATATAGCCCAGGAGGCGTTTTTAAGAGCCTATCAAAAGCTGTATCTGCTGAAGCCGCCTCACAATTTCCGGGCCTGGGTGCAAAAGATAGCCGCCAACATGGCCCGCAACCAGATGATCAGGGGTCCCCGTTTTGTCACCCTCGAACATTCCGAAGCCCTTGAGACGGCCGTTTCGGAAGGGGATGATGGGGAAAGCGATCTGACGGCCAGGATCGGTCCGGTGCTGCAGGCTCTGGCCGGTCTTTCCGCACCGCTGCGGGAGACCACCAGGCTATTTTACCTGAACCGGTTTTCTCAAACACAAATAGCCCAACGGCTGGATGTCCCGATTGGTACAGTCAAGCGCAGGCTTTGGGACAGCCGGTTGCAAATGAGAAAGGAGATCAAAATGAACGGAAAAGGCAGAACTGCGGAAGCATTGGCCGCCGCTCCCAAAATAACGATCCGGGACCTGCCGGGGGAAATTCTGGAAATTAAGACCAAGGGGCCGGGCCTGTACTTCGGATCAATCCTGGAAGAAGGCCGATCGGAGACCTGTGCTTTTTTTGACTATCCCGGTGGCATTCCCACATCAACCGTGCAAACCAAGGTGGTCAGAAAGGTGGAGATGCTGGGCCGGCAGTGTTATGAAGTGTTGGTGGAGCATTCCAACTGCGAACCGCCGGAGTCCAACGAACTGAATTATTTTGAAGAGGGCGAAAATGAATTTCGCTGGCTTATGAGCGTAGGCGCCGATGGAGCATATCCCGGGGTCAGGTTTTTAAAGGAGGATGAGGAGGCCTTCCCCAAGATATTCAAAACCGGAGAAAACGAAGGTTATTCGGCCCGGGCGGTGGATCTGACGGTGGGAGAAGTCAAATATGGCAAGTGCCTGGCCGTGTTCTGGTCGTGGCAGGACGGCACCCCGGCCGAAAATATCTATACTGCGGAAGGGCGGGAGGTGCTGCACCGGCGTTATGTAGGTCCCCAGGCCAAACCGTCGCGCAATTATGACCATTCCAAATTGAACGGGGATTCCTCAAAAGTATTCCGGGGACAGGAATACAGACTTTGGTATGATACGGTCCTGATGAACTAAAAATGCCCATCAGAAAGCCCCCCGCCACACTTCGACTAAGCTCAGTGTCCGGCAGGGGGCTTTTTTGTTCTTTTAGATTACCAAAGTGTTTTCGCGACTTTTAGTGTCCTTTAGTGGGAAAGCTATCCTATTTCTTTCCGTCCATGATCATCTTCTTGGTGTAGGGTATCAGTCCTCCGGCATCGATGATGGCCTGGCGGGCTTTGGGCAGGGGAACGATGTCAAAGCTCTTGCCGGTGGTCTTGTTGACCACCTTGTTATTCTCGATCACCAGCTCATCGCCCTCGCTGGCCTCGATGTTGGGGCAGATCACCATGTACAGCCCGACGTTGATGGAGTTCTGGAGGAATATCCGGGAGAAGTTCTTGGCGATCACCTTCAGGCCCCAGCCCACCAGGCAGGAGGCGGCCTGTTCCCGCGAGGAGCCGCAGCCGAAATTCTTGTCGGCCACGATGAAACTGCCGGGCTCGATCTGCTTGGCCTTGAGCTTTTTGTTGAACTCCAGGTCGTCCACGAAGGCGAACTGGGGGGTCTCGGTGGGCAGCACCGTGGCCATGAAGCGGCCGGGATAGATGATGTCGGTGGAGATATCGGCGCCCAATTTCAATACTACTTTACCCATTGTTATTTCCTCCCTTTCTTGGTGACACCCCGAGCCTGTCGAGGGGCAGTTTTCTTGGCTATTTTCACGGCCTTCTTGGCTGGCTTCTTGGCAGCAATTATTTTCTTAGCTTTAGACTTTTTTGGTTTCGCACCCTGAGCTTGTCGAAGGGTGCTCACTACCGTGCGGGGGTCGGTGATCTCTCCCGTTATGGCCGAAGCCGCGGCGGTGGCCGCCGAGCAGAGGTAGACCTCGGCGTTGGGGTTGCCCATCCGTCCCTTGAAGTTCCGGTTGGTGGTGGCCAAAGCCTTGTCGCCGTCGGCCAAAGCGCCCTGGTGCACGCCCAGGCAGGGGCCGCAGCCGGAGTTCATCACCACCGCGCCGGACTGCATGAAGGTCTCCACATAGCCCTTCTTCAAGGCCTGCTGGTAGATCCTGGTGGAGGCAGGGAACACCAGCATCCGGACGCTGCGGGCCACTTTCTTGCCCTTGAGGATGGAAGCCGCGATGGCCAGGTCGTCCAGCCGGCCGTTGGTGCAGGAGCCGATCACGATCTGCTGGATCTTGATGCCGCGGGCGGCGCCCACCGGCTTGACGTTGTCCACGGTGTGGGGGAAGGCGATCTGGGGCTCCAGCTTGGAGGCGTCGATCTCCACCACCTGTTCGTAGGCCGCATCGGCATCCGGCCCGAACAATTCGGGGATGTTCTTGACCCCGGCTTCCTGCTTCAAATAGCGCACGGTCTCGGCGTCAGGCGGGACGATGCCGCCGGTGGCCCCGGCCTCCACCGTCATGTTGCAGAGCACCAGCCGGCCGGAGGTGGACATCTTCTTTATGGTCTCGCCGTGGAACTCGATCACCTTGAAGTTTGCTCCCTCGGCGGTAAGCTTGCCGATCAGGTTCAGGATTATGTCCTTGGGCTCGACGT
Proteins encoded:
- a CDS encoding segregation/condensation protein A, with protein sequence MANQPYQVKLEIFEGPLDLLLYLIKQQEVDIYDIPISSITQQYLEYIDIMKSLDLDIAGEFLVMAATLIKVKSKMLLPRHEELEGPEAEDPRRDLVQQLLEYKKFKEAASRLEEREDHQRLMYPRPKGAFEKQDDAPAEPPKPEVGLIDLLQAFRQVVERIDKVKLYQIVGEDITIEERLDYVLKEITEKKRMKFFDLFAGETRKLVMVVTFFALLELIRLGHVTVTQEGLYGEILICKVEANGQLALG
- a CDS encoding peptidoglycan DD-metalloendopeptidase family protein, with amino-acid sequence MHFGRTKHIILILALLWSGFFSPALSQETDSQEGQLKAIRQKLAEARERAQELKGQEKNILGQMERMAEQINLTRQVLNALREKEARLNSEVRKLDGQMLKAESQMGRRQALMETRVRQMYKQGRLYEWEVLVTRASFADIVKRYKYLRLFSLQDRRLYDTIKEERTQISRDKADRQERLITLAQVKGETELEMANLKEDEQQQKKLLDKVRQEKASKEALVKELAAAAKKLQNLIDDLERQRKAELQKRRKTVPAPGTTVLERKQGGLLWPAEGRLYSSFGLKKHSKYNTYIQNNGIDIYSSYGSTVVAVAAGKVVYAERFLGYGNVILVDHDGGYYTLYGNLTDMLVFTGSSVAEGQVIAKVGGSVDGPIMHFEVRKGGKPVDPVQWLKRKKGS
- a CDS encoding tetratricopeptide repeat protein, coding for MNKCRKCGFENPDNMKFCGDCGTRLEQESSQLQAERRTVVILFGDIAGYTAMSEKMDPEQVRDILNKCFARVAEIVKKYEGTIDKYVGDEVMALFGVPVAHENDAERALRSALEIKEAFKDLSRQTGLELAMRQGLNIGEVVTGSVGGDKQSAHTVIGDAVNVASRLESLAQPGEIAVSEELAWMGKHVFDFSDLGEHQMKGKAETVHAYRLEKVLAERGKVRGIGGLWSPMVGRDRELKALMDAYETAIREKKPRAVFVIADPGGGKSRLLQEFTSALKERAVRQKADFGLAFGRCLPFGGASLGPVIDMLRGVFGIKENEEPQAMRDKISAVSARHFGDRQVGLFGPARVFNVMLGLDPQESLGQNLSAEQLQKQIKLVLVEFCGLMAAQAPLVVVVEDLHWADELSLEVLEYIINYHRDLPILFLGLTRPPTQEGARAAAMAQRLVAHGTGINLHLAELKPEDVRQIIHSMLEIEELPAAVKEKIVEYAGGNPLFVEEIIRYLIDQGLLLPAEGYWKASGGIGEAVIPNTLQALLLSRIDQLPSAQKSIIQHAAVVGKIFWEQLVSELMDKEISGGLADLTLRDMIRRSLQSSLSDDIEYIFKHILVQEAAYNTILKKFRINLHAKVVRLIEEKYPVLIDQYADLLAYHAERSEDREKNIQYSILAGDKNRKLHANQQARDFYRRALKLMEGDPALKAECFETGIKLADICSSLGDNDEAIGLLNSYLACTEAPEQEAMLFRKIGENYQRKSKYDQSLQHLERAVAKLSADPNSLEMFNIFREMAWVYYLKGQLDRANHFVAGAVRILDSLKGLEPARAERARSAACNLLAIFEAREGKYEHAIGHHLQQIEILKKQESTASLGAPYNNLGTVYWSQGDIPRALEYLEKSMEMAEKTGELLSVAISCNNLGGIYLDLNYPEKAQKYFERYLDINARIANRLGDAYGHSGMGRLYKAQGRLQKAVEEFQVSLEVAREVQSRTLEASALYNLSDAYCLLKDLDRSLELFNQAQEAMKQTGAKGSDGNPLLESRLLLAQAGKAEGGSKTELLQKARQVLLGQLQGGGFSDDEEKPFEAYHLLAVTEMLLGERSEAARHSQKASELICKFCGQLDDEMQSNYKAKAEICEILDLGKKLGA
- a CDS encoding sigma-70 family RNA polymerase sigma factor, with the protein product MIKDSRDEELVLEAQNGDVLAFAELVRRHQRAVKKDLSYSFGLAGEADDIAQEAFLRAYQKLYLLKPPHNFRAWVQKIAANMARNQMIRGPRFVTLEHSEALETAVSEGDDGESDLTARIGPVLQALAGLSAPLRETTRLFYLNRFSQTQIAQRLDVPIGTVKRRLWDSRLQMRKEIKMNGKGRTAEALAAAPKITIRDLPGEILEIKTKGPGLYFGSILEEGRSETCAFFDYPGGIPTSTVQTKVVRKVEMLGRQCYEVLVEHSNCEPPESNELNYFEEGENEFRWLMSVGADGAYPGVRFLKEDEEAFPKIFKTGENEGYSARAVDLTVGEVKYGKCLAVFWSWQDGTPAENIYTAEGREVLHRRYVGPQAKPSRNYDHSKLNGDSSKVFRGQEYRLWYDTVLMN
- the leuD gene encoding 3-isopropylmalate dehydratase small subunit (catalyzes the isomerization between 2-isopropylmalate and 3-isopropylmalate in leucine biosynthesis); amino-acid sequence: MGKVVLKLGADISTDIIYPGRFMATVLPTETPQFAFVDDLEFNKKLKAKQIEPGSFIVADKNFGCGSSREQAASCLVGWGLKVIAKNFSRIFLQNSINVGLYMVICPNIEASEGDELVIENNKVVNKTTGKSFDIVPLPKARQAIIDAGGLIPYTKKMIMDGKK
- a CDS encoding 3-isopropylmalate dehydratase large subunit, producing MGMTMVQKILAKATGQASVKVNDVVEPKVSLAMSHENGALVINQFSDIYQGTGIEAKVWDPSRIAIIFDHRVPAESSKTAGNQKKIREFVAKQGITKFHDIRGDEGGICHQILPENGYVLPGLVLVGTDSHTTSHGALGAFSFGIGATEMAAVWALGKILNVEVPGTIKVVVNGVLPKYVEPKDIILNLIGKLTAEGANFKVIEFHGETIKKMSTSGRLVLCNMTVEAGATGGIVPPDAETVRYLKQEAGVKNIPELFGPDADAAYEQVVEIDASKLEPQIAFPHTVDNVKPVGAARGIKIQQIVIGSCTNGRLDDLAIAASILKGKKVARSVRMLVFPASTRIYQQALKKGYVETFMQSGAVVMNSGCGPCLGVHQGALADGDKALATTNRNFKGRMGNPNAEVYLCSAATAAASAITGEITDPRTVVSTLRQAQGAKPKKSKAKKIIAAKKPAKKAVKIAKKTAPRQARGVTKKGRK